The Primulina huaijiensis isolate GDHJ02 chromosome 12, ASM1229523v2, whole genome shotgun sequence genome has a window encoding:
- the LOC140989205 gene encoding uncharacterized protein codes for MDNTLFAYNECLTHESDDFKTVSWLSWDDWRFVRISLFSTSPDLVASALQRIRTWRSRSCIPVAVEVTASIIETQQQDPSLRDDLNESAQQSEEALSMQYCMAIMRLVNGIVEKTRIKNEISIGEAANAIGIPRMLIDIRHEGSHRDLPSLRLLRCASEKAKDWLISYYWEPQEKVIPNQNIQEENLEKKIKHRLQKVAFCQKAKIVVRASNSSLKGKCYKSQLSKMKNRHSKLLKKVLLLYSSFSPQVAHVLLEFLLSALELSNLKEQSEDSQIEQSTESKQTAYDDWKSIVLKLSRREPEFLVTLADTILEKMEGEHRLLENSLKAHGFELLLCLFESLVPHLKILATGSLEESSENQGFLAVKRNASLTGLLHRCLLISFPENKQLMGSALIIACLIGDLSLLHKLKKLSLLGPSDLESNSNPPGEVIPLSQLENSLLCAQEKFELIRQSRINGKAIEPKESNSRPKSCRGVVKSWKPCPIGMLPCTTGFSGRLPFFDCTNESSEVVKLSENKEFRELKQCNKRKVEFAIQDLDENSIKKVKETEPDCESYNRGHISLKGVKGHLIIDGVRTKVGEEEFLAIASSVRLLV; via the exons ATGGATAACACACTGTTTGCTTATAACGAATGCCTAACACACGAATCCGACGACTTCAAAACTGTGAGTTGGTTAAGCTGGGATGACTGGCGGTTCGTCAGAATATCCCTTTTCTCCACTTCTCCAGATTTAGTTGCTTCTGCCCTTCAAAGA ATACGGACGTGGCGGAGTAGGAGCTGCATTCCTGTGGCGGTTGAAGTTACAGCTTCGATTATTGAAACTCAGCAGCAAGATCCGTCCTTAAG AGATGACTTGAATGAAAGTGCTCAGCAGTCAGAGGAAGCGTTGTCCATGCAATATTGCATGGCAATTATGAG GCTTGTCAATGGCATAGTTGAGAAAACACGGATAAAGAATGAAATTTCAATTGGTGAAGCAGCTAATGCCATTGGCATCCCACGAATGCTGATCGACATTCGTCATG AGGGTTCTCATCGTGATCTCCCTTCTCTCCGACTTCTCCGTTGTGCCTCAGAAAAG GCAAAAGATTggttaatatcatattattgggaACCTCAAGAAAAGGTCATTCCTAATCAAAACATTCAGGAGGAAAATCTCGAGAAAAAAATTAAGCATCGACTACAGAAAGTTGCTTTCTGTCAGAAAGCAAAAATAGTTGTGCGAGCTAGTAATTCAAGTCTCAAGGGAAAAT GTTATAAGAGCCAACttagcaaaatgaaaaaccGGCATTCCAAACTACTGAAGAAAGTTCTGCTTTTATATTCTTCATTTTCTCCTCAAGTGGCACATGTTCTGTTGGAGTTCTTGCTTAGTGCATTAGAATTGTCCAATTTAAAGGAGCAGTCGGAAGATTCACAAATTGAACAGAGTACTGAAAGTAAGCAAACTGCATATGATGACTGGAAATCTATTGTCTTGAAATTATCCAGAAGAGAACCAGAATTTCTTGTAACGCTTGCTGACACCATTCTTGAAAAGATGGAAG GGGAACACCGGCTTCTAGAGAATTCACTCAAAGCTCACGGATTTGAGTTACTTTTGTGTTTGTTTGAGTCGCTTGTTCCACATTTGAAGATCTTAGCTACTGGTAGTCTTGAAGAATCTTCAGAAAACCAAGGTTTTCTGGCTGTGAAACGCAATGCATCTTTAACTGGACTTCTCCATAGATGTCTTTTGATATCCTTTCCTGAAAACAAGCAACTAATGGGATCCGCCTTAATTATCGCATGTCTGATCGGCGACCTCTCTTTACTCCATAAACTAAAGAAACTTTCTTTACTTGGACCATCAGATTTGGAATCTAACTCTAATCCTCCAGGTGAGGTCATCCCTCTTTCTCAACTAGAAAATTCTCTCCTTTGCGCTCAAGAGAAATTTGAGTTGATCAGACAGTCTCGAATCAATGGCAAGGCTATAGAACCAAAAGAATCCAACTCGAGACCAAAAAGCTGTCGAGGTGTGGTCAAATCGTGGAAACCCTGTCCCATTGGCATGCTTCCTTGTACAACAGGTTTTTCGGGCCGTCTTCCGTTCTTTGACTGCACCAATGAAAGCTCGGAAGTAGTAAAATTATCCGAGAACAAAGAGTTTAGGGAACTGAAGCAATGCAACAAGAGAAAAGTTGAGTTCGCCATCCAAGACTTGGATGAGAATTCTATTAAGAAAGTGAAGGAGACTGAGCCAGATTGTGAATCATACAATAGGGGCCATATTAGTCTAAAAGGTGTTAAAGGGCATCTGATTATTGATGGAGTGCGGACGAAAGTTGGAGAGGAGGAGTTTCTTGCTATTGCATCTTCAGTAAGGTTATTAGTTTGA
- the LOC140989261 gene encoding probable inactive receptor kinase At4g23740, producing MSIEIKIICATILMFNALYLLSSAEPVEDKRALLDFIDNIYHSRNLNWDEGTSVCSGWTGITCNSGNSRVVEVRLPAIGLKGRIPMNTIGRLSELQILSLRSNGISGPFPPDLLNLGNLTGLFLQFNRFQGPLPLDFSVWKNLTLLNLSNNEFNGSIPLSISNLTHLTSLVLANNWLSGDIPDLNIPSMKLLNLSNNNLTGVLPQSLLRFPSSSFSGNKISQENSLSPVISPSPAIAPKKHPLRFSESAILGIIIGGSAVVSMAISLLLIFAYKKEGGGDRQTASYNNKKPNKQEISSKKMDYGNQDGNSRLTFFEGCALAFDLEDLLRASAEVLGKGTFGTTYKAALEDATVVVVKRLKEVFVGRKDFERQMDTVGNIRHENVAPLRAYYYSKDEKLIVYDYFDQGSLSALLHANRGEKRVPLDWEIRLKIATGAARGIAYIHSKSAGKLVHGNIKASNIFLSSQQYGCISDLCLAILINPISPPVMRIAGYRAPEVTNTKKVSQASDVYSFGVVLLELLTGKSPVHTSGDEEVINLVRWVNSVVREEWTGEVFDPELLMYPNIEEELVALLQIGLSCVARMPEERPKMSDVVSMVDDIRNMNRGSSPSLETRSLGSTPTFMTPKVDDIGSSSVRN from the exons ATGAGCATAGAGATCAAGATCATTTGTGCAACAATTTTAATGTTTAATGCTCTATACTTGCTATCATCAGCTGAACCTGTAGAAGACAAACGAGCACTGCTCGATTTTATTGATAACATATACCATTCACGGAATCTGAACTGGGACGAGGGAACTTCTGTTTGCAGTGGATGGACAGGAATCACTTGTAACAGTGGCAATTCAAGAGTCGTCGAAGTTCGACTGCCTGCTATTGGATTAAAAGGCAGAATTCCTATGAACACTATTGGACGTTTGTCAGAGCTTCAAATCTTGAGTCTGAGATCAAATGGTATCAGTGGTCCTTTTCCACCCGATCTTTTAAATCTTGGAAATTTAACTGGTCTTTTTCTTCAGTTCAATAGATTTCAAGGTCCGTTGCCATTGGATTTTTCAGTTTGGAAAAATCTTACATTGTTAAATTTGTCTAataatgaattcaatggtagTATCCCATTGTCCATTTCAAATTTGACTCATTTAACTTCATTGGTTCTTGCTAATAACTGGCTTTCTGGTGATATTCCGGATCTGAATATCCCGAGTATGAAACTGTTGAATCTGTCTAACAATAATCTTACTGGAGTTTTACCTCAATCTCTTCTTAGATTTCCCAGTTCATCTTTTTCTGGGAACAAAATCTCACAAGAAAATTCATTGTCTCCGGTTATTTCGCCTAGTCCTGCTATTGCACCGAAAAAGCATCCCCTAAGATTTAGTGAATCCGCTATTCTAGGAATTATTATTGGCGGTTCTGCAGTGGTATCCATGGCTATTTCCTTGCTGCTAATTTTTGCATACAAGAAGGAAGGTGGTGGTGATCGTCAAACGGCcagttataataataaaaaaccaAATAAGCAGGAAATATCTTCAAAGAAGATGGATTATGGCAATCAAGATGGAAATAGTAGACTAACATTCTTTGAGGGATGTGCTCTTGCTTTTGACCTCGAAGATCTATTGAGGGCGTCAGCCGAGGTTCTTGGGAAAGGAACATTTGGAACTACGTATAAGGCAGCACTTGAGGATGCAACTGTAGTTGTTGTGAAGAGATTGAAGGAAGTTTTTGTTGGGAGGAAAGACTTTGAGCGCCAGATGGATACAGTGGGAAATATTAGACACGAGAATGTGGCTCCATTAAGGGCCTATTATTATTCAAAAGATGAAAAGCTTATCGTATATGACTATTTTGATCAGGGAAGCTTATCTGCCTTGTTACATG CAAACCGAGGCGAGAAGAGGGTTCCTTTAGACTGGGAGATCCGTCTAAAAATTGCAACAGGTGCAGCACGGGGTATTGCCTATATCCATTCCAAAAGCGCTGGAAAACTTGTACACGGAAACATAAAAGCCTCAAACATTTTTCTCAGCTCCCAACAGTATGGTTGTATTTCTGATCTTTGCTTGGCAATACTGATAAATCCTATCTCACCACCAGTCATGCGGATTGCTGGGTATCGTGCTCCGGAAGTCACCAACACCAAGAAAGTGTCACAGGCATCTGATGTGTACAGTTTTGGAGTTGTTTTACTTGAACTTCTCACTGGAAAATCCCCTGTCCACACTTCAGGGGATGAAGAGGTGATCAACCTTGTTAGATGGGTTAATTCAGTGGTTCGTGAGGAATGGACTGGTGAAGTGTTTGATCCAGAGCTTTTGATGTATCCTAATATAGAGGAAGAGCTGGTAGCACTGTTGCAAATAGGGTTGAGTTGTGTTGCAAGAATGCCCGAAGAGAGGCCAAAAATGAGTGACGTGGTTAGTATGGTCGATGACATTAGAAACATGAACAGAGGCAGTAGCCCGTCTCTCGAAACTAGATCTCTAGGTTCAACTCCTACATTCATGACTCCAAAAGTCGATGACATTGGGTCATCTTCTGTTCGTAATTAG
- the LOC140990414 gene encoding potassium transporter 26-like has protein sequence MGSIELEIGGRSGGDLTLPREEEIGVVAAISTVEKEYPAAMQTIFLAYQSLGIVYGDLGTSPVNVFSATNLTNLSEDDLIGTLSLIMWTLTIVVLIKYVFIVLQANDHGEGGTFALYSCIRRHIKFHSKFSVQTTRSESDVKTVHYGRGGGLLTSKTKEFLEKNPNAQNCLTVLVLIGTCMVIGDGALTPATCVLSALQGIQSRSTKITQDHVVWISVVLLIALFAFQSCGTSKVSFLFSPIMLIWFATNVSIGIYNIRKHHPSVIKAVSPHYIVKFFLRNGKTAWDLLGSVFLGITGAEAMFADLGHFNKRAIQLAFSSVVYPSLILSYAGETAYLVKNPEKITDAYYSSLPNRVYWPMFVISTLAAIVASQSMISASFSIVKQSLAFDCFPRVNIIHTSSEHEGQVYSPEINYLLMLLTVGLVVGFQGGVQLANAYGVVVIWVMIITTFLTTIVMLVIWKTRVVLVLCFFFPYIIIEGIFMTSLLNKIPQGGWVPFAISAFFLAVMLSWTYGRSKKTDYESKNKMSTQELDQILSSNSVHRTRGTCFFFADLANGIPPIIRHYIQHTNSVREVVVLVTIRILPIKTVPPQERLNVGKLGHGGIYRCLVRFGFNDSQEMEGVDYVALIIAKLQELADDSDELRMLESAARDEVVFVVGRTILKANRDGGILARLTTDHIYRFLQKNSRSAISTLRIPHEKTLQVGMLYEI, from the exons ATGGGAAGCATTGAGCTTGAAATCGGCGGCCGCAGCGGCGGCGATTTGACACTCCCGAGGGAGGAGGAGATAGGCGTCGTGGCCGCAATTAGTACAGTGGAAAAG GAATATCCGGCGGCCATGCAAACCATATTCTTAGCTTACCAATCTCTTGGCATAGTCTATGGAGACTTGGGTACTTCTCCTGTCAATGTTTTCTCCGCCACAAATCTAACAAACCTCTCGGAAGATGATCTTATAGGCACGTTAAGCCTTATTATGTGGACATTAACAATCGTCGTACTCATAAAATATGTCTTCATCGTGCTACAAGCAAATGATCATGGCGAAGGTGGAACGTTTGCCCTGTATTCCTGTATCCGGAGGCACATAAAATTTCACAGCAAGTTCTCGGTTCAGACCACGCGGTCCGAATCGGATGTTAAAACGGTTCATTATGGTAGAGGAGGAGGCCTTTTGACCTCCAAGACTAAggaatttcttgaaaaaaaccCAAACGCTCAGAATTGTCTCACGGTTCTTGTTTTGATCGGGACCTGTATGGTTATCGGAGATGGCGCACTCACTCCTGCAACTTGTG TTCTTTCAGCTCTCCAAGGAATTCAATCTCGCTCCACCAAAATAACTCAAG ATCATGTTGTTTGGATATCAGTCGTGCTTCTGATCGCCCTGTTTGCCTTCCAAAGTTGTGGGACTAGCAAAGTTAGTTTCTTATTCTCTCCAATTATGCTCATTTGGTTTGCTACAAACGTTTCAATTGGTATATACAATATTAGAAAGCACCATCCCTCAGTTATTAAAGCTGTCTCACCACACTACATCGTGAAATTCTTTCTGAGAAACGGCAAGACTGCTTGGGATCTTCTTGGATCTGTTTTCTTGGGCATCACag GAGCTGAGGCCATGTTTGCTGATTTGGGCCACTTCAATAAGAGGGCAATTCAG TTGGCTTTCTCTTCGGTGGTTTACCCTTCCTTGATCCTCTCATACGCTGGCGAAACTGCATACTTGGTTAAAAACCCTGAGAAAATAACTGATGCATATTACAGTTCCCTCCCAAATCGAGTATACTGGCCCATGTTTGTTATTTCAACACTAGCTGCCATTGTTGCAAGCCAATCTATGATCTCCGCAAGCTTCTCTATCGTGAAACAGTCGTTGGCCTTCGATTGTTTCCCCCGTGTTAACATAATCCACACTTCTTCAGAACATGAAGGCCAAGTTTATTCACCAGAAATCAACTACTTGTTGATGCTTCTCACTGTCGGTCTTGTTGTCGGTTTCCAAGGTGGGGTGCAGCTAGCTAATGCATATG GTGTGGTGGTCATATGGGTCATGATTATAACAACATTCTTGACAACAATAGTCATGCTGGTTATATGGAAGACAAGAGTCGTACTAGTCCTATGTTTCTTCTTCCCTTACATTATAATTGAGGGCATTTTCATGACATCTCTACTAAACAAAATCCCACAAGGAGGATGGGTACCGTTTGCCATATCTGCGTTCTTCCTCGCTGTCATGTTATCATGGACATATGGAAGAAGTAAAAAGACAGATTATGAATCCAAAAACAAGATGAGCACCCAAGAATTGGATCAAATCTTGTCGAGTAACAGTGTGCACCGGACAAGAGGAACTTGCTTCTTCTTCGCCGATCTCGCCAACGGTATCCCACCAATCATTCGTCATTATATTCAACACACCAACTCTGTACGTGAAGTAGTGGTACTTGTTACCATTAGAATTCTTCCAATCAAAACTGTGCCTCCGCAGGAAAGATTAAATGTGGGAAAGTTGGGACATGGAGGGATTTATCGGTGTTTGGTACGGTTTGGATTCAATGACTCTCAAGAAATGGAAGGAGTTGATTATGTTGCCCTAATCATCGCAAAACTTCAAGAACTTGCTGATGATTCGGATGAATTAAGGATGTTAGAGTCAGCAGCACGCGATGAGGTTGTGTTTGTTGTTGGGAGGACGATTCTTAAAGCAAATCGGGATGGTGGGATTCTGGCAAGATTGACAACAGATCATATTTACAGATTTCTGCAGAAGAACAGTAGATCAGCAATATCAACACTGAGAATCCCACATGAGAAAACACTGCAAGTTGGGATGCTTTACGAAATCTGA
- the LOC140990280 gene encoding low affinity inorganic phosphate transporter 4-like: MASNNISVLNALDNARTQWYHMTTIVIAGMGFFTDAYDLFCISTVSKLLGRLYYYDSSTGKPGKLPHPINNLVIGVALVGTLSGQLVFGYLGDKLGRKKVYGITLILMALCAICSGLSFGSSPKAVMGTLCFFRFWLGFGIGGDYPLSATIMSEYANKKTRGAFIAAVFAMQGVGIIFAGLVSMILSRIFLNSYGGPSFTDEHVFSTEPEADYVWRIVLMIGALPAILTFYWRMKMPETARYTAIIEGNAKQAASDMGRVLEIEIQAEPDKIARFNASNEYPLLSFEFVRRHGKHLIGTTTTWFLLDIAFYSQNLTQKDIFPTMGLTNKAENVSALREMFETSRAMFVIALLGTFPGYWFTVAFIEKIGRFYIQLAGFLMMSIFMFIIGIKYDYLKNKEHRWTFAALYGLTFFFANFGPNSTTFVLPAELFPTRVRSTCHALSAASGKAGAMVGAFGIQNYTQDGEVPKIKEAMILLAVTNLMGFFFTFLVTETKGKSLEEISGEDGGDGGDDDHTTAKPPFSPSEKWEENSRNY; the protein is encoded by the exons ATGGCTTCAAACAACATCTCTGTGCTTAATGCGCTTGACAATGCACGCACACAGTGGTACCATATGACCACTATTGTGATTGCAGGAATGGGATTCTTCACCGATGCATATGACCTGTTTTGCATCTCCACCGTCTCTAAACTTTTAGGGCGTTTATACTACTACGATTCCTCCACAGGAAAACCCGGAAAGCTTCCACATCCAATCAATAACTTGGTTATTGGAGTTGCGCTAGTCGGTACTCTATCTGGGCAACTAGTATTCGGGTACCTAGGCGATAAGCTAGGCCGGAAAAAAGTTTACGGGATCACTTTGATTCTTATGGCCCTTTGTGCCATTTGTTCTGGTTTATCATTTGGATCCAGTCCGAAGGCTGTAATGGGAACTCTGTGCTTCTTTAGATTCTGGCTTGGATTTGGGATCGGCGGGGACTATCCTTTATCTGCCACTATCATGTCTGAATACGCGAACAAAAAAACACGCGGGGCGTTTATTGCTGCAGTGTTTGCGATGCAAGGAGTTGGCATCATTTTTGCTGGACTTGTATCAATGATCTTGTCTAGAATCTTCCTTAACAGTTATGGAGGTCCATCATTTACCGATGAACATGTTTTCTCGACCGAGCCCGAGGCCGACTATGTATGGCGAATTGTGCTAATGATTGGCGCACTTCCGGCAATCCTCACCTTCTACTGGCGCATGAAAATGCCCGAAACAGCACGGTACACGGCCATAATCGAAGGGAACGCAAAGCAAGCAGCTTCGGACATGGGCAGAGTTCTTGAAATCGAAATCCAAGCTGAACCCGACAAAATAGCCCGATTCAACGCATCAAACGAGTACCCTTTACTCTCTTTCGAATTCGTGAGGCGCCATGGAAAGCATCTGATCGGCACAACGACGACATGGTTTCTGCTAGACATCGCATTCTACAGCCAAAATCTGACACAAAAAGACATTTTCCCGACCATGGGGCTCACAAACAAAGCTGAAAACGTCAGTGCGCTCCGAGAAATGTTCGAAACATCGCGTGCTATGTTTGTGATCGCTTTGCTGGGGACTTTTCCGGGATATTGGTTCACCGTAGCTTTCATTGAAAAGATCGGGCGTTTTTATATACAGTTGGCGGGATTTTTAATGATGTCGATTTTCATGTTTATAATCGGTATAAAATACGACTATCTGAAGAATAAGGAACATAGATGGACCTTTGCAGCGCTTTATGGGCTCACGTTCTTCTTCGCGAACTTCGGGCCGAATAGCACAACCTTTGTCTTGCCCGCAGAGCTTTTTCCGACAAGGGTTAG GTCCACTTGCCATGCACTTAGTGCGGCCTCCGGCAAGGCTGGTGCAATGGTGGGCGCATTTGGGATACAGAATTACACGCAAGATGGAGAAGTGCCTAAAATCAAGGAAGCCATGATCCTCTTGGCTGTCACGAATCTCATGGGATTTTTCTTTACTTTTCTGGTGACCGAAACAAAAGGAAAATCATTAGAAGAGATATCTGGCGAAGACGGCGGCGATGGTGGTGATGACGATCATACGACCGCAAAACCACCATTTAGCCCATCTGAGAAATGGGAAGAAAATTCGAGGAATTATTGA